The window TTTGGATGACATTTGTTATCTCAACTTTTAAAGTGGATTTTTAATTTTTTAGGATTGACACTTAAGAAAAAAGCAGGTATTTTATTCTTAAATGTTCTTTATTAAGAACTTGATATTAAGTATAATAAGGAATATGTACAAGTTTTGTTCTTTTTAGGGACTTAAAGGCGTAATTACATTAATGTAATGAATTATTGAACGAACAATCGGAGGACCATATGAGTGCAATAACTGGTATATATCATTTTAATGGGGAGCCAATCTCAACAGAACAAACCAGGGATTTAATGAATGCACTTCATCAATATCCTTCAGATTATATTCATACTTGGAATCATAGAAATATTTTTCTGGGCTGCCATGCCCAATGGATTACTCCTGAATCGATTGGTGAGAAATTACCTTATTTTGATTATGAAAGAAAGCTAGCCATTACAGCTGATGCGATCATAGATAACCGAGATGAACTTCTGGATAAATTACTAGTAGATCAATCACAAAGAAAAGAAATACCTGATAGCCAAATAATTTTATTAGCATACAGCAAGTGGGGAGAAGCTGTTGCGAAGCATTTAATCGGTGATTTTGCCTTTATGATATGGGATGAGAAAGAACAGAAGCTCTTTGGTGTCAGAGATTTCTCGGGTACTAGGACTTTATATTTCTACCGAGACGAAAGCCGTTTTGCATTTTCTACGACAATTGAACCTTTGTTGAAGTTACCTTATATAGATAAAAAACTGAATGAAAGCTGGTTAGCTGAGTTCCTTACAATTCCAGGAATGGTGGATTCAGTTGATACTATTTCCACAGTTTATAAAGGGATCAAACAAATTCCTCCATCACATAGCATTACTATCCAGAAAAATAGGGTAGTCCTTTCAAGATATAGCACCATTACAAGCCAATCGAAAATAAAACTCAACTCTGATTCAGAATATGAAGAAGCATTTCACGAAGTGTTTCAAAAAGCGGTAAAGTCAAGGATCCGTACCAATGGTGAGGTTGGAGCTCAATTAAGTGGAGGCATGGATTCAGGTTCAGTCGTTAGCTTTGCTGCAAAAGAACTTCAAAAGGAAAAGAAGAAACTACATACCTTTAGCTACATTCCAGAAGCTAGTTTTGTAGATTGGACACCGTATTATTATATTCCTGATGAAAGACCTTTTATAAAAGAAACTGTAAATCATGTTGGGAATATTTCAGACCAATACTTGAGCTTTGAAGGAAAAAGCCCCCTAACTGATGTAGATGATTTCCTTTCAATAATGGAAATGCCTTATAAATTTTTTAGTAACTCTTTTTGGTTAAAAGGAATCAATGAAAAAGCGAACCAACAAGGAATAAAAGTTATGTTAAACGGTGCAAGGGGGAATTATTCTATTTCCTGGGGTTCTCAAACATTGACACTAAACTACTATGCTTCTCTTTTAAAAAAGCTGAAATGGATTCATTTTTATCGTGATTTAGGTATGTTCTGTGAAAACTTTAATACTGGAAAATCTCACATTCTTCCCATAGTTGTAAAAAAAGCATTCCCAAACATATACCAGTTGTTGTCGAGGACAACTAAAAATGATATTCAATTTAAGTCCTTAGTGAACCCATCACTAGCAGAAAGAACGAATATTTTTGAAAAGCTAACCGAATTTCATATAGATATAACAGGGGCATCTGCTGAAAATCCTAATGAAGCTAGAAGAAGGCATTTTGAACAACTATTTTATTGGAGTAAAAGTGGAACAGTCGGAACAAAATTATCTCTACGATATGGTCTATGGGATCGTGACCCTACAAACGATTTACGAGTCATACAGTTTTGTTTATCCCTACCGGAAGATCAATATGTTAATAGTGGTTTGGAAAGATCATTTATTCGAAGAGCTACCAAAAATCTTCTTCCGGATAAAGTTAGATTAAACCAACAAAGTCGAGGGTTACAAGGTGCTGATGTTATCCATCGTATGGCTTCAAATTGGGATATTTTTATTGAAGAACTACATGAGATTACTAGGGACCCTATAGTTTCGGAATTTCTAAATATAGATGTGTTAAAGCATGCCATTACAAGGATAAGTAAACATCCCAGTTCTGAATTGTTATTTGATGACAATTTTAGAATTGTGACCAACAGTTTAATCGTGTATCGGTTTATTAAAAAATATAATTGAGAGGAGGTGATGATCATGAAAAAGGAGTGGAAAAAGCCAGAACTTGAAATTCTTGACGTAAATTTAACAATGGGTGGGCCAGGAAATGCAATAAATGATAGTTATTGTACGAATAACCAAAACTTTGAGACACATGATGGAAGATCAAACAAATCAAATATGTGTTCCTAATTTTTAAAAATTCCTGCCCTTATACGAACTATTTTGTATAAGGGTTTTTAAACAAATATTTTAACAGTAAATTGGGGGGGGAGTATGATAAATACATTAGAAAAAGTCATGTACAAAGCTTTTGGATTAAGTATTACTAGTGAAATTCTTTTACCTGAATTACCATTATTGGGTGAACAGATAGAAAAGGGTTTAGCAGATGTTGAGATTGAGATAGGTGATTTATCTGTTCTATGGGCGGAATTTGATGTACCAAATGAGACCTTCGTCATGAAAGAAAACTTTGTCTTGTTTCAAATTCCGGATATTGCTATCTTTTCTGTTCAAAATGGGAGTAAGGTTATTGTCTCACCAATGGCTAGTTCAAACGAGGATGAAATTAGGTTATTTATTCTTGGTACATGTATGGGGGCGATATTATTGCAAAAGAAAATTCTTCCCTTGCATGGCAGTGCAATCGTTATTGATGGACTGGCATATGCGTTTGTTGGTGATTCAGGTGCAGGGAAATCAACGCTTGCTTCTGCATTTTTACATAGAGGGTACCAGCTCCTAACGGACGATGTGATTGCTGTTTCGCTGTCGCAGGATGGGATGCCGATGGTTGCTCCATCCTATCCACAACAAAAACTTTGGCAAGAAAGTTTAAATGAATTTGGTAAGCAAATTCATCAGTATCGCCCTTTATTTGAGCGAGAAACTAAATTCGCAGTACCTGTGTCTTCGCAATTTACTTCTGACACTTTTCCTCTTGCAGGTGTATTTGAATTAGTTAAAACAGAGAGTGAGGAGATCGATCTTCGTCCCATTAAAGGACTTGGGAGATTACATACCTTGTATTATCATACGTATCGAAATTTTTTGCTCGCCCCTTTACGGCTTATGAATTGGCATTTTGAAATGTCTACCCAAATAGCTAACCAAATTAAACTTCACCAACTAATTCGACCTGTTTCGCACTTTACAGCTCATGAGTTGCCATCAGTTATTTTGAATATACTCCAAACAGAAAGTAATAGCGGATAAAAATCAATCAACAATCTTAATACTTTCCTAGGACATTACTTTTATTGAATTAAATGAGGAAACTAGTCTTCAAAGGAGGTTGTTATGAAGGAAATATTATTCTTTGTAAAGAAACTACATACGTATTCAGGAAAAATGCTATATATCAATCTTGTTGGAATGATCATCATTAGTTTACTAGAGGGGATTGGAATCCTATTTTTAGTTCCAATGGTAAATATGAGTGGGATGTTAAGCTTTGATATTGTTGGAACACCGGTTTCGAAACTTTTCGAATTACTTAAATTGGTTCCTAATTATTTGGGATTACCATTGATTTTAGGTATTTATGTATTGTTGGTGATAGGACAAAATATATTGCAACGTCAAATAACCATTCGAAATACCATTATTCAGCATGGTTTTTTTCGACATTTGCGGGTAGAGACATATGATGCCATGCTCCATGCAAATTGGGATTTTTTTGTGAAGAAAAGGAAGTCTGATCTTATTAATTTATTAACTGCAGAAATTGCTAGTGCAAGTGCAGGAACAAACTCATTTTTACAATTTATTGCTGCTCTTATTTTTACTTTTATCCAAATAGGTCTTGCCTTTTGGCTCTCTCCTAAAATCACCATTTTTGTATTAATTAGCGGATTAGTTTTGATCTTATTTTCACGTAATTTCCTTAAAAGGTCGATGGCGTTAGGAGGCAGAAATTTTGAATTGGGAAAAAACTATCTAGCAGGAATTACTGACCAGATAAATGGTATTAAAGATATAAAAAGTAATTCCCTAGAAGAATCTCGAATGAATTGGTATCGCTCTGTTACCCTAAGTATGCAGCAGGAACAAGTTCAATTTGCAAAGATGAATACAAAATCCCAACTTTACTATAAATTTGCTTCTGCGATTTTCATTGCAGTCTTTATATATATTTCTGTAAAAATATTTAATGCTCAACCAAGTCAATTAATGTTAATTATTATTATTTTTTCAAGATTGTGGCCAAGGGTTGCTGGAATTCAAGCATTTTTAGAGCAAATAGCTGCGAAAATTCCTTCTTATAAGGCTGTCGCTGATTTACAAAATGAATGTAATACAGCAAGAGAGTTCTCCTCAGCGGATATAAAGGGAATAAAACCCCTTTATATAAATAAGGGGATTGAATGCAGAAATGTAGATTTCCGTTATAGCCAAAACGTGTCCGTATATGCTTTAAAGAGCATAAATCTATTCCTTCCATCACATCAAATGACAGCAATTGTAGGACGTTCAGGTGCAGGGAAAAGTACTTTAATTGACTTATTAATGGGTTTAAACATGCCAGAAAAAGGGGAAGTCTTAATTGACGGAAAACCTCTATCGAGTGATAGGCTTTTGTCATTAAGGCAGGCCATTAGTTATGTCCCACAAGATCCTTTTTTATTTAATGCGAGTATAAGGGAAAACTTGCAGATTGTTAAACCAAATTCAAATGAGGAGCAAATGTGGGATGCATTGAAGTTTTCCTCTGCCGCGGAATTTGTTAAGAAGATGCCGGAAGGACTTGATACTTTAATAGGGGATCGTGGTATTAGACTTTCTGGGGGTGAAAGGCAACGACTTGTTTTAGCTCGAGCGATTCTTCGGGATCCATCCATTCTTGTTTTAGATGAAGCAACAAGTGCACTAGACACTGAAAATGAAGCGAAAATTCAGGAAGCACTAGAAAGGCTTAAAGGCAAGATGACGATTATTGTTATTGCCCATCGTTTATCTACCATAAGGAATGCAGATCAAGTTATTGTTTTGGAGGAAGGGGAAGTAATTCAAAAAGGAGAATATGCTCAACTTGCAAAAGAAAAGAAAAGTATATTTGGTCAATTGCTAAACAACCAAATTAAAGCTACATTATAATGACACAAACGCCGTATTGTCGGAGAATTATAATGTTAAAGTAAATAACAAAGGGGTCCTAAAATTGAAACTTGCCTTTATTTCAGATATTCATGGAAATGCAACTGGTAATTAATCTTAGTTAATGCGAAAATATAATCTCTTGTAATCAAGGATGATTATAAAATGATTTATTTGTTAATCATCTAATAATAAAGTTGTTTCCTTTTCAATCGGAAGATGTAACTTACCGATTAAGAATACTATGGATAATAAAGATTGGATTGATTTTCTTATGTACACATCAATTTTACGTGTTTTTTTAAGAGCTTTTCCGATAGTCTATATAGTTTTCATATGGCTGCAGTCGAGCTATTTTAACCCTGAAACAGTTGCTGGACTTTCCGATACCTTAAATAAGGCGGTCGTTTTGATCATTGGGGTTAGTTTAGAATTTGCTCACTTGTTTGAATTTGGTTTGCTCTACCTTTTTATTTTTCTTGCGTTCCTTAGTTTTGGTAAGATAGGGAAGTGGCAGAATCGTTTGGCTATAACCGTAGCACTCCTTTATAGTTTAGTTGATGAAATTCATCAAATTTACGTTCCGTTTAGATCATTCTCATTAGATGATCTTCTGAAAGATGCAATTGGGATTTTCTTTATCTGGTGGCTAATTCGTAACAATTATTTCACCAAGAAAGACTCTCGGTTTGGTGAATTATTAAGAAAAGTAGCTCAACTACCTAACAAGGATAAAAATGAAGTTTCTCTCTAAAAAGAGATCATTTGCTCTCTAGAAAGCCCTAAATAAAAGGGGCTTTTCTGTTTAATTCTCCAATTCCCACGATTTATGTGTGATTTCCTTCAATTGATAAAATCCGCTCTAATAAGACAAAAAATCCGTTCAAAATCCAAAATATCAGTTCTATTGTCGAAGAGTAATTCTTTAAAAAGAACAACCACTCCATTATAATATGGGAAAGATGGACTATATAATTTTGTTATATCATATGGGCTACATTCCAATAGATGAACATTCTAGGAGCTGATATCATAATGAAGCAGTTTATTCGAAAAAGCGATTATGAAACTACTCATTCTGATGATGAGTTGATTGTATTAAATACGGATGAATCCACCGTGACAAAATTAAATGAGCAGGGTGGATATTGTTGGTCATTGCTCGGTGAGGTACAAACGGTTGAGTCTTTGAGTAAAGCAATACAACAAAAGTATGGTTCTGATACTATAAATAAAAAAAGCAATATCGAAGTATTTTTATTAAAATTAATGGAATATGGATTAATAAAAAATGTTGTTTGATAAAGAAAACATTATTTTATTCAAAAAAAATATCAGGAACCATGGGTTCATCGATTGGGAATTTGAAGGAAACAGCATGTTTCCATTGATCCAAAAGGGGAATATTTGCCGTTTTGTCTACTGTGAACCGTTTAAATTAATCAAGGGTGACATCGTTTTATACTATTCGGAGACTGGACAATTGGTTGCCCATCGGTTTTTCCATACAAAACTAGTCAAGGAACAACGACACTATCTATTTAAAGGTGATACAAATTTTAGTTTTGATCAACCCGTTACTGAAGAACAGATCATTGGGAAGCTAGCATTTATAAAAAAGGTGGATAAAAAGGTCTGGATGGCCGATCTTCCTATGGGGCTCTGGGGAAAGACCATTCTTTTGCTGCCGTTTACTTCGATCATATTAGGTAATTATATTAATTTGAAAAATGCTTTCAATACTAATTTCATGGACTCCTATGATGGAACAGAAGAGACTTCAGACTAGCTATACTCGCAAACAATTTTGGAACTATAAGAGATATTTAGTATTTTTCGATTGATTCTCAAGTTTATTTTCTTCTAAAATGGACCCTTTTTTGTGAAAATGGCTCTCTCATTAACGGGAAAGCCGTTTAATTAAAGTGCCTTGAAGAATTGTTTCAACTCTCGTTTCGTTTCATCAGATAAGCTATGCCAACGAACGCCCTGTATCGCACCTTCTAAAGCATATAACATGTTGATACATGCTGAATCGTCAGCATGTTTTATGCGAATAAAAGCCTCTTTACTCCCTACTTCAATTAAGTTTTCTGGGCTATTTATCCCCACATCTATCAATTTTTGAGCCAATACTTCCCCGATATTGGGTATTGATGTTAGGCTATTCATTTCATTCCCCCCTTTTATAAAGCGAGTATTCGCTATTAACTCATCAAATCCCTCTACCAAGCATAAAAATAATATCACGCGATCTTTTCTTCTAAAAAAAGAAATCTCAGTCGGTGTGCTCTGTGTCCAAAAGTCGCTAACCGTGCGCTTGCGCTTTTCTAATTCTTACATTATTTAACGCGATCCAATCTATCTATCATTCAACTTAACTATGGTAAAATAACAGATAGAATTTAGAAATCGTTAGGCAAAGGAGGTTCAAACAATGTCTGTTCGATTTATTATTGGGCGGTCAGGTAGCGGTAAGACTCAAAAATGCCTAAACGAAATGAGGGAGAGGCTGACGGTTGATCCCGGTGGTCCTCCAATTATTTATTTAGTGCCAGAGCAAATGACTTTTTTATCCGAGCATCGGCTGTCAACTTCACCTCAGCTTGGCGGAATGATTCGCGCCCAAGTATATAGTTTTACCCGTTTAGCATGGCGAGTTCTCCAAGA of the Bacillus sp. 1NLA3E genome contains:
- a CDS encoding TfoX/Sxy family protein produces the protein MNSLTSIPNIGEVLAQKLIDVGINSPENLIEVGSKEAFIRIKHADDSACINMLYALEGAIQGVRWHSLSDETKRELKQFFKAL
- a CDS encoding asparagine synthase-related protein codes for the protein MSAITGIYHFNGEPISTEQTRDLMNALHQYPSDYIHTWNHRNIFLGCHAQWITPESIGEKLPYFDYERKLAITADAIIDNRDELLDKLLVDQSQRKEIPDSQIILLAYSKWGEAVAKHLIGDFAFMIWDEKEQKLFGVRDFSGTRTLYFYRDESRFAFSTTIEPLLKLPYIDKKLNESWLAEFLTIPGMVDSVDTISTVYKGIKQIPPSHSITIQKNRVVLSRYSTITSQSKIKLNSDSEYEEAFHEVFQKAVKSRIRTNGEVGAQLSGGMDSGSVVSFAAKELQKEKKKLHTFSYIPEASFVDWTPYYYIPDERPFIKETVNHVGNISDQYLSFEGKSPLTDVDDFLSIMEMPYKFFSNSFWLKGINEKANQQGIKVMLNGARGNYSISWGSQTLTLNYYASLLKKLKWIHFYRDLGMFCENFNTGKSHILPIVVKKAFPNIYQLLSRTTKNDIQFKSLVNPSLAERTNIFEKLTEFHIDITGASAENPNEARRRHFEQLFYWSKSGTVGTKLSLRYGLWDRDPTNDLRVIQFCLSLPEDQYVNSGLERSFIRRATKNLLPDKVRLNQQSRGLQGADVIHRMASNWDIFIEELHEITRDPIVSEFLNIDVLKHAITRISKHPSSELLFDDNFRIVTNSLIVYRFIKKYN
- a CDS encoding S24/S26 family peptidase, which gives rise to MLFDKENIILFKKNIRNHGFIDWEFEGNSMFPLIQKGNICRFVYCEPFKLIKGDIVLYYSETGQLVAHRFFHTKLVKEQRHYLFKGDTNFSFDQPVTEEQIIGKLAFIKKVDKKVWMADLPMGLWGKTILLLPFTSIILGNYINLKNAFNTNFMDSYDGTEETSD
- a CDS encoding paeninodin family lasso peptide encodes the protein MKKEWKKPELEILDVNLTMGGPGNAINDSYCTNNQNFETHDGRSNKSNMCS
- a CDS encoding PqqD family protein, which translates into the protein MKQFIRKSDYETTHSDDELIVLNTDESTVTKLNEQGGYCWSLLGEVQTVESLSKAIQQKYGSDTINKKSNIEVFLLKLMEYGLIKNVV
- a CDS encoding ABC transporter ATP-binding protein, with product MKEILFFVKKLHTYSGKMLYINLVGMIIISLLEGIGILFLVPMVNMSGMLSFDIVGTPVSKLFELLKLVPNYLGLPLILGIYVLLVIGQNILQRQITIRNTIIQHGFFRHLRVETYDAMLHANWDFFVKKRKSDLINLLTAEIASASAGTNSFLQFIAALIFTFIQIGLAFWLSPKITIFVLISGLVLILFSRNFLKRSMALGGRNFELGKNYLAGITDQINGIKDIKSNSLEESRMNWYRSVTLSMQQEQVQFAKMNTKSQLYYKFASAIFIAVFIYISVKIFNAQPSQLMLIIIIFSRLWPRVAGIQAFLEQIAAKIPSYKAVADLQNECNTAREFSSADIKGIKPLYINKGIECRNVDFRYSQNVSVYALKSINLFLPSHQMTAIVGRSGAGKSTLIDLLMGLNMPEKGEVLIDGKPLSSDRLLSLRQAISYVPQDPFLFNASIRENLQIVKPNSNEEQMWDALKFSSAAEFVKKMPEGLDTLIGDRGIRLSGGERQRLVLARAILRDPSILVLDEATSALDTENEAKIQEALERLKGKMTIIVIAHRLSTIRNADQVIVLEEGEVIQKGEYAQLAKEKKSIFGQLLNNQIKATL
- a CDS encoding VanZ family protein produces the protein MYTSILRVFLRAFPIVYIVFIWLQSSYFNPETVAGLSDTLNKAVVLIIGVSLEFAHLFEFGLLYLFIFLAFLSFGKIGKWQNRLAITVALLYSLVDEIHQIYVPFRSFSLDDLLKDAIGIFFIWWLIRNNYFTKKDSRFGELLRKVAQLPNKDKNEVSL
- a CDS encoding aldolase; this encodes MINTLEKVMYKAFGLSITSEILLPELPLLGEQIEKGLADVEIEIGDLSVLWAEFDVPNETFVMKENFVLFQIPDIAIFSVQNGSKVIVSPMASSNEDEIRLFILGTCMGAILLQKKILPLHGSAIVIDGLAYAFVGDSGAGKSTLASAFLHRGYQLLTDDVIAVSLSQDGMPMVAPSYPQQKLWQESLNEFGKQIHQYRPLFERETKFAVPVSSQFTSDTFPLAGVFELVKTESEEIDLRPIKGLGRLHTLYYHTYRNFLLAPLRLMNWHFEMSTQIANQIKLHQLIRPVSHFTAHELPSVILNILQTESNSG